In a genomic window of Trichoderma atroviride chromosome 4, complete sequence:
- a CDS encoding uncharacterized protein (EggNog:ENOG41), with translation MNNDQFRKLMLANSAKPSKDRASPKGASPSMDKGSLGSRQRSSIPMTPRSLGSTQADFARQLAERNHALHPQKKFKSSTPRGVKLGTGYTDRSQTREDNEDDREERLKALEKALKDEEIDQPTYEKLRFQIAGGDLGSTHLVKGLDFKLLERIRKGEDVYGNKEPEKEEAEAAAEDVDDEFDELEDRDVQAIAKEKGEKKKGNLSTVALAPGKKRTRDQILAELKAARLAAKEAQESTLGDRFKKIGAKQKPGTRIEKDSKGREVLIIVDEDGHEKRKVRKVQPEQEDSRGGLLMPDKDAKPLGMEVPEQYRKKEEAEEDDGDVDIFEDAGDDYNPLAGVEGSDSDSDEEESDNSKQEASKEAGTKESMPPPPKPSLSQPERRNYFKDAKTGLISKEANKGPSMSDPAILAAIKKAASLRPIEQEGEDDKAKEEAKALEERRKKLLQMQSRDDDDIDMGFGTSRFEDEEDFDDSKVKLSKWGDDTGEEGSSRGDKSKRKRGPKKRKGDANSAADVMRVVEQRKKSG, from the exons ATGAATAACGACCAATTTCGGAAATTGATGCTGGCCAATTCGGCCAAGCCGTCAAAAGATCGAGCTTCTCCCAAAGGCGCGAGCCCTAGCATGGATAAGGGATCATTAGGTTCTCGCCAACGAAGCAGCATCCCTATGACACC ACGGTCATTAGGAAGCACACAAGCCGATTTCGCGCGACAACTAGCTGAGAGGAACCACGCGCTACATCCGCAAAAGAAGTTTAAATCATCCACGCCAAGGGGAGTGAAGCTGGGAACAGGGTATACCGACAGGTCACAAACTCGCGAGGACAACGAAGATGACCGGgaggagagattgaaggCGCTTGAAAAAGCTCTtaaagacgaagaaatcGACCAACCAACATACGAAAAGCTAAGATTCCAAATTGCAGGTGGAGATCTTGGGAGCACACATCTGGTAAAGGGACTCGATTTCAAGCTCCTTGAAAGGATACGCAAAGGCGAGGACGTCTACGGAAATAAGGAAccggaaaaggaagaagctgaagctgccgctgAAGACGTAGACGATGAATTCGACGAGCTCGAAGACCGAGACGTACAAGCAAtcgcaaaggaaaagggagaaaagaaaaagggcaatCTCTCAACCGTGGCTCTGGCTccgggaaagaagagaacaCGCGACCAGATTCTAGCGGAGCTAAAAGCAGCCCGGCTAGCAGCAAAGGAAGCGCAAGAATCAACTCTTGGAGACCGATTCAAGAAGATTggagcaaaacaaaaaccaGGAACACGAATCGAAAAAGACAGTAAAGGAAGGGAAGTTTTGATTATagtagatgaagatgggcatgagaaaaggaaggTTCGGAAGGTACAGCCCGAACAGGAAGATTCACGGGGCGGCCTTTTAATGCCAGACAAGGATGCCAAGCCGTTGGGTATGGAAGTTCCTGAACAATACcggaagaaagaggaggcagaggaagacgatggcgatgtgGATATCTTTGAAGATGCCGGTGACGACTACAATCCATTGGCCGGAGTGGAGGGATCTGACTCTGATtcggacgaagaagagagtgacAACAGCAAGCAGGAAGCAAGTAAGGAGGCCGGCACAAAAGAATCTATGCCACCCCCGCCAAAGCCGTCTCTTTCACAGCCAGAACGCCGCAACTACTTCAAAGATGCAAAGACGGGACTTATATCCAAGGAAGCCAACAAAGGGCCATCTATGTCTGACCCGGCAATATtggcagccatcaagaaggcaGCATCTCTCAGGCCCATCGAGCAAGAAGGTGAGGACGACAaagccaaggaagaggccaaagcgCTGGAAGAACGAAGGAAGAAGCTCCTTCAAATGCAGAGCCgtgacgacgatgacatCGACATGGGCTTTGGCACTAGTAGAtttgaggatgaggaagactTTGACGATTCGAAAGTCAAGCTGTCGAAGTGGGGCGATGACACCGGAGAAGAGGGTTCAAGTAGAGGCGACAAGTCAAAGCGGAAGAGGGGGCCGAAGAAGCGAAAAGGCGATGCCAACAGCGCGGCGGACGTGATGCGGGTCGTCGAGCAGCGCAAGAAGTCTGGATGA